One genomic region from Anopheles bellator chromosome 2, idAnoBellAS_SP24_06.2, whole genome shotgun sequence encodes:
- the LOC131211451 gene encoding beta-1,3-galactosyltransferase 5, whose product MRKFHRFLITVVAFGVLYGVYRHSFGTTGSFLNLVPKEDDQFLSQTHRQLNAVDTRERPIDLSRLSNFTGFEYRIANDICKENNSFSDLLGVILVTSYVGHDDLRSAHRQAISQQKLLSMGLLRIFSLAIIPLSERFIKQPAIEAEQRLHGDLIQGNFDEAYRNLTYKHLMSLQWATHRCRGAKYIIKMDDDIVFDPFYIQNHLSDLSQRDERYLLAGYTFRNKKVIRLRANKWYVSRNEYSRDVYPPYLSGWLYITNQRTARALLAESQEAPFFWIDDTFITGVLAERLKLPLTVLNRWYSANSEFLDCCIRDMKRYAYQCDYYVGPNGGNGKLIMEFVQELERCYDNACYQRPAGKSLTATCVAEYRNLPASSDHGTAMISQMKL is encoded by the exons ATGAGAAAATTTCACCGTTTCCTGATCACCGTCGTTGCATTTGGTGTCCTGTACGGGGTTTATCGCCACTCGTTCGGTACCACGGGCAGCTTTCTTAATCTGGTACCAAAGGAAGACGATCAGTTTCTTTCGCAAACCCACCGACAGCTGAATGCGGTAGATACACGAGAGCGGCCGATTGATTTGTCCCGACTGTCGAATTTCACCGGATTTGAGTACCGAATTGCGAACGACATTTGCAAGGAAAACAATAGCTTTTCGGACCTGTTGG GTGTGATACTAGTCACTTCGTACGTTGGTCACGATGACCTTCGTTCAGCACACAGACAGGCAATTTCCCAGCAAAAGCTGCTCTCCATGGGATTGCTGCGAATATTCTCACTGGCCATCATTCCACTGTCGGAACGCTTCATCAAACAGCCAGCCATCGAAGCCGAGCAGCGTCTCCACGGTGATCTGATTCAGGGCAACTTTGACGAAGCATATCGCAATCTCACATACAAACACCTTATGAGCTTACAGTGGGCTACACATAGATGCCGCGGGGCAAAGTACATTATCAAAATGGATGACGATATTGTGTTCGATCCGTTCTACATCCAGAACCATCTGTCGGATCTGAGTCAGCGTGACGAGCGCTACTTACTGGCGGGTTACACGTTTCGCAACAAGAAAGTGATCCGGTTGCGCGCCAACAAGTGGTACGTTTCGCGAAACGAATACTCACGAGATGTTTACCCGCCGTACCTGTCCGGGTGGCTTTACATCACCAATCAAAGGACGGCGCGGGCCTTACTAGCTGAATCTCAGGAAGCACCATTTTTCTGGATCGACGACACGTTTATTACGGGTGTGCTAGCCGAACGCTTGAAACTACCTCTCACCGTGCTTAATCGCTGGTATAGTGCCAATTCCGAGTTTTTGGATTGCTGTATTCGCGATATGAAACGGTACGCGTATCAGTGCGATTACTACGTCGGTCCAAACGGAGGAAACGGAAAGCTTATAATGGAATTCGTGCAAGAGCTGGAGCGTTGCTATGACAATGCGTGTTACCAGCGGCCCGCTGGAAAATCACTCACCGCCACCTGTGTAGCAGAGTACAGGAATCTACCGGCAAGTTCCGACCACGGAACGGCCATGATTAGCCAGATGAAActgtga